One Maribacter sp. HTCC2170 genomic window, GACCTGTAGCGGTTTCCATAGAACACGAACCAAAAAACGGCCCCATCGCCAAAAGGTATAGTTCCACCAGTCTGCCTGGTGCCCATGGGTAAGAAAAATTTCTTGATTTGTTTCACTGTGTTTTAAGACCACACCTTCATGGTATTGAATACCTTCAAAAAGCTCTTTGTCTTTTTCATCAATGGGTTCAAAGTAATGCCATAGATTCTTTTTAACATATGCCTGGTCTTTGTAAACCATGTCGTGGTTTCCCCAAATCATATGCAATCTATTCTCTAAATGGTATTTTCTCAGTAATTGAAATACATTTTTATGGGCATCAAATATTGATTCGAAAGAACGATTTTCCCATAGTTCGTCGCCATCACCCAATTCACAATAAGAAAAACCATTGTTATAGTAGTGCTTTATAGCATGAAAATAGATGTTCCTGTTATTGGCAAAGTCATCTGCAAAACTGTTGTCTCCCCTGTGGCAATCACTAAATAATATGAATTTGGTCTTGTCATCAAAAGGCACCACTTTGGCATTTTCGTATGCTCTGGATAGTCTGAAGTTTGATGACATTTTCGAATTTTTTATAAATATCCAAAAAAACGAGGAATACCCTTGGTTTTCCATTAACAAAATTCTACGGAATGTTTTGTAATTTTACAGGTCCAACATAGACCAATATAAAGGTATGGGTAAAATTAACGAAGAAGATTTTCCGTTACAACGCTTGATCAGTTTTCATAAACTGTTGGAGGAATATGATCGCATGGCTAATGGCGAAGACGAGTTTTTGGCTAAAAGGGCGCAGCAGGTTTTGGACGCCCAAGCGCCTTATCCTGAATTACGTGATGGCTTTTCCGATGTTTCATTAGTAAAGAAACATGAGAAGGTAATTAGGATGATTTTACAGGATTCCTTTGCGAACGTACTAACCAAAAATGAGATTAAAACGGCATCATTACCTTATTATGATATCATCTTTAACAGCTCTGACCGTTTTGAGGAGATTTTGGCTGCCGCAGGCGAAGATTTTGAGCTGAAAGCGCGGGGTGTTCCTGAAAGCTTAAGTTATATAATGGGGTGTACCGTAATCCTTAATTTCTATTACGGCTATAGATTGGACTTTAAACGCCCTCTTTTTTATGATATTCCTGATGAAAAAGGAATAATGAAGCATTACCGCATTTTATATAATGCCGATTTCATTGAATTGATACCCACAGATAAAGCAAAGGATCTAACACAAAACGATGTTGATGAATTGCTTGAAAATTTTGATGATATTGACCTTTGGAAAGAAAAGATACCTCCTGGAAGTTTTATTTCAAAAGGCTTTGTTATTTCAAATATGTTCGATGCGACCACGGAACATTCAATTTCTGAGATAAAATCGAACTTAATAACTAACGATAAACGAGCCAACGATAATTTTGTTGAGAACCTCCAAAATGTTTTTAGGTCTTTCTTTAATATTCCGGATATTAACGTAGGTTTTGTTACTTATAATCCTGACGAGCATAAGTTTGAAAAAGTGCATGGAAAACAGATGAAGAGTTACCTTCTGCACAACAAAGAAATGGAATCCTGCAACAGTACCTTGTGCCAAGGTTCCTATGAGAAATTACTCAAAGAGAAAGACTATTTTGCTATTGCCGATGTGGACAAATTTTTTGAAATGTCAGACGGGCATCCACCTTACAAAGGGTTAAAGGCCCAAGGAATAAAAAGTGCAATTTTTGCACCTATAGCAAACGAAGGTAATTTGCTTGGTGTTCTAGAACTTGTGTCCAACAAAGTAAATGACCTCAATAGCATAAATGCACAAAAGTTGGAGGATATAATGCCTTATATCGTAACTGCCGTTCTTCGTTCTGCGGCTGAAGAGGCAAATTTGATTGATGCTATTATTCAACATGAATGTACAACGGTACATTCTTCGGTCTATTGGAAATTCAAAGAGGAAGCAAGACGATTTATTGTCGATGACCTTAGTGGGAAGCAACCCTCTTTCGAAGAAATAGTTTTTAAGAATGTTTATCCTCTTTATGGTCAAATTGACATCAAGGATTCTTCGAGGGCACGTAATGCGGCCATACAAAATGATTTAATGATTCAACTTTCAACTATAAGCGCAATCATCACTGCGGCTAGGAAAAAGAATGAATTGCCAATTTATGAAGAACTACAATATAGAGTGAACAATCTTCTTGAAGAAATCAAAGAAGTTCTCAATACCAATAGTGAACAGGCCATATTTGATTTTGTAAAGGAGGAGGTGCTACCAGTGTTGGATCATTTGAAAAATACAGATTCTGATCTAGTGGAGAGGATTGAGGCATATGAGGAAGGTATTGACGCAACTACCGAATCGTACTATGACCATCGCAAGAATTATGATGAAAGCGTAATGCGCATCAATAAAGAATTGGCCTTGGTAATTGATCAAAGGCAGGAAGAAGCTCAAGCAATGTTCCCTCATTATTTTGAACGTTATAAGACTGATGGTGTTGAGCACAATATGTACATTGGTGAGGCTATTTCAGGACATTTACCATTCAATCAATTGTACTTACACAATTTACGATTGTGGCAACTGCAGATTATGTGTGAAATGGAAAATACACACTATAATTTAAAACCTGATCTCACCGTACCTTTGGATGTAGCATCTTTATTATTGGTGTACAGTACATCGCTCTCTATTCGTTTTCGTATGGATGAAAAACGTTTTGATGTTGATGGTACCTACAATGCCCGATACGAGGTTATTAAAAAGCGAATTGATAAGTCGTACATAAAAGGTACCAACGAACGTTTAACACAAACAGGGAAGCTTGCCATTGTATATTCCCAGAAAAAGGATGAGTTAGAATACTTGAGGTATATAAGTTTCCTAAAATCCAAAGGTTATTTTACCAATAATATTGAAATAGTTGACCTTGAAGGTCTACAAGGGGTAACAGGTCTTAAGGCCATTAGGGCCGAAATTCTTTATACAAAAGGCAAAGAAAAAGAGCAGACCTATACCTATGACGATTTAATGGAAGAACTTAAAGCCTAATTATAAGGGCATACGATCTGGTCCGTAATATTGAAAAGCAACTGCAAAAGCTATTACAGATAGTACAGTGCCAATCATAAATATTGTATACGTCCACCGTAAGATTTTGTATTTACGATTTAGAACCAATCCTAGAAAGTAGAGGTCTTTTGTTAGACTGGAATAAATATATTCCTTGTCCTTTACAAGTTCGCTAATAGCCCATTGGTAATCCTCGAGTTTCATTTTATGAAAATTGCCAAAGAACAATAAATTCACTTTTTTGTTTTTTACATCTTCCTTTGTAAACTCCCCACTCGTTACATTTGGTCGGGTTGCCAAAACTGCCAAAATCATTGATATTACCGAAAAAACCACAAAAATCACGCTAGGTACAATAAGATAATGGTTTGACGGGTTGTCCAATTTTGGGATGAGGTTCGACAGCGCCAACGAAATTATAATCGCGTTTACCGATAAAAGAATATTTGCCTTGGTGTCAGCTATATCACTTAAGGTTAAATGATTCTTTAAGGTGACCCTGAAAAGGGTTTGTATTCCGCGATCAGGACTTTCACTTTTATATTTTGCCTTCAGGGCTTCCTTTTTGGCTATTTGTTTTTCTGCTTTCTGTTCTTTTGCCAATTTTTTTAGGTTTTTATCTTTTTTGGGTTGCCAAAATTCTTTTGCATAGTCGGTATAATACTTATGTTCCTTACCTAGCATTTTCATATTGGCCTTTACCCATTCTTTTTGCGAATATTCAGCGAGACCTAGTTGTGAAAGTTCTGAACGTAACAACTCACAGGTTTCCGTATAACTTTTTTGAGCAAAATGAGAAGCATCTGCATCTCTAATAATCTCC contains:
- a CDS encoding metallophosphoesterase family protein, translated to MSSNFRLSRAYENAKVVPFDDKTKFILFSDCHRGDNSFADDFANNRNIYFHAIKHYYNNGFSYCELGDGDELWENRSFESIFDAHKNVFQLLRKYHLENRLHMIWGNHDMVYKDQAYVKKNLWHYFEPIDEKDKELFEGIQYHEGVVLKHSETNQEIFLTHGHQADWWNYTFWRWGRFLVRVLWKPLQVWGIADPTSPAKNYKELIKVERRIKRWILSKKLMMTVVGHTHRPRFPEPGDIPLFNDGSCVHPRSITGIEIENGTISLIKWQIATKDDGTLQIVRILLEGPQKLIDYKKAQD
- a CDS encoding GAF domain-containing protein — its product is MGKINEEDFPLQRLISFHKLLEEYDRMANGEDEFLAKRAQQVLDAQAPYPELRDGFSDVSLVKKHEKVIRMILQDSFANVLTKNEIKTASLPYYDIIFNSSDRFEEILAAAGEDFELKARGVPESLSYIMGCTVILNFYYGYRLDFKRPLFYDIPDEKGIMKHYRILYNADFIELIPTDKAKDLTQNDVDELLENFDDIDLWKEKIPPGSFISKGFVISNMFDATTEHSISEIKSNLITNDKRANDNFVENLQNVFRSFFNIPDINVGFVTYNPDEHKFEKVHGKQMKSYLLHNKEMESCNSTLCQGSYEKLLKEKDYFAIADVDKFFEMSDGHPPYKGLKAQGIKSAIFAPIANEGNLLGVLELVSNKVNDLNSINAQKLEDIMPYIVTAVLRSAAEEANLIDAIIQHECTTVHSSVYWKFKEEARRFIVDDLSGKQPSFEEIVFKNVYPLYGQIDIKDSSRARNAAIQNDLMIQLSTISAIITAARKKNELPIYEELQYRVNNLLEEIKEVLNTNSEQAIFDFVKEEVLPVLDHLKNTDSDLVERIEAYEEGIDATTESYYDHRKNYDESVMRINKELALVIDQRQEEAQAMFPHYFERYKTDGVEHNMYIGEAISGHLPFNQLYLHNLRLWQLQIMCEMENTHYNLKPDLTVPLDVASLLLVYSTSLSIRFRMDEKRFDVDGTYNARYEVIKKRIDKSYIKGTNERLTQTGKLAIVYSQKKDELEYLRYISFLKSKGYFTNNIEIVDLEGLQGVTGLKAIRAEILYTKGKEKEQTYTYDDLMEELKA
- a CDS encoding Pycsar system effector family protein, translated to MSEIIAKTESFVSDLLTTKLDSRYLYHNLTHTRRVVKSTKEIINSLDLDLKDSEDLVLAAWLHDVGYIKGSENHEEAGSAIAREYLENENYDSERIKDVVNIILSTKRYHSPSNLKEEIIRDADASHFAQKSYTETCELLRSELSQLGLAEYSQKEWVKANMKMLGKEHKYYTDYAKEFWQPKKDKNLKKLAKEQKAEKQIAKKEALKAKYKSESPDRGIQTLFRVTLKNHLTLSDIADTKANILLSVNAIIISLALSNLIPKLDNPSNHYLIVPSVIFVVFSVISMILAVLATRPNVTSGEFTKEDVKNKKVNLLFFGNFHKMKLEDYQWAISELVKDKEYIYSSLTKDLYFLGLVLNRKYKILRWTYTIFMIGTVLSVIAFAVAFQYYGPDRMPL